A region from the Polaribacter sp. Hel1_33_78 genome encodes:
- a CDS encoding GNAT family N-acetyltransferase, translating to MSLSGEKIILRALEPEDLNFLYQIENNESFWEVSHTQAPFSKYILKRYLENAHLDIYESKQLRLLIEEKSTRKQIGMIDLFDYNPQHKRAGIGILVHPDFEKKGFASEALSIIINYSFSHLQMHQLYANITSDNIKSLALFNKYNFIKTGVKKDWILSEGKFKDEVLFQLIKE from the coding sequence ATGTCATTATCTGGTGAAAAAATAATTTTACGTGCTTTAGAGCCAGAAGATTTAAACTTTCTATATCAAATAGAAAATAATGAATCTTTTTGGGAAGTTAGTCATACGCAAGCTCCATTTTCAAAATATATTTTAAAACGATATTTAGAAAATGCTCATTTAGATATTTATGAAAGCAAACAACTTCGCTTGCTCATTGAAGAAAAATCAACGAGAAAACAAATTGGTATGATTGATTTGTTTGATTATAACCCGCAACATAAAAGGGCAGGAATTGGAATTTTAGTTCATCCTGATTTTGAAAAAAAAGGATTTGCCTCTGAAGCTTTATCAATTATCATAAACTATTCTTTTTCTCATTTACAAATGCATCAATTATATGCAAATATTACATCGGATAACATAAAAAGTTTAGCCTTATTCAATAAATACAACTTTATCAAAACTGGTGTAAAAAAAGATTGGATTTTATCTGAAGGAAAATTTAAAGATGAAGTTTTATTTCAGTTGATAAAAGAGTAA